In Methanothermus fervidus DSM 2088, a single genomic region encodes these proteins:
- a CDS encoding phosphopantothenoylcysteine decarboxylase/phosphopantothenate/cysteine ligase (COGs: COG0452 Phosphopantothenoylcysteine synthetase/decarboxylase~InterPro IPR007085: IPR003382: IPR005252~KEGG: mth:MTH1216 pantothenate metabolism flavoprotein~PFAM: DNA/pantothenate metabolism flavoprotein domain protein; flavoprotein~SPTR: O27284 Pantothenate metabolism flavoprotein~TIGRFAM: phosphopantothenoylcysteine decarboxylase/phosphopantothenate/cysteine ligase~PFAM: DNA / pantothenate metabolism flavoprotein; Flavoprotein~TIGRFAM: phosphopantothenoylcysteine decarboxylase/phosphopantothenate--cysteine ligase, prokaryotic) produces the protein MSMIVLCVTGSIAAIESVKLARELKRRGFDVKCFMSDDACKIIHPYAMEFATKKKVVLELTGKVEHVKYAEAEAIVVAPATANIISKFACKIADNPINTLLLAACGANTPIIFVPAMNEHMYKAIKDKIEEIDKKYENVTFVDPKIEDGKAKFPDIEDIVLNVFRKISPRILEGKRVLITAGGTYEPIDPIRGISNLSSGKMGVELAKEAFIQGADVTLLIGRVEEIIPKSINKIKALSTEEMLDKIKDIVRDYDVFISVGAISDFKPYKYYEKKISSSKPIELKLIPNPKVINEVKKINPNIYLVGFKAEYNVTKEELINSAKKLKRESNADMVVANDVSKNGFGSSKIEATIINKDIEEFPLMEKSKLAKIIIEKIGKELNEV, from the coding sequence ATGAGCATGATAGTTTTGTGTGTTACTGGAAGTATAGCTGCAATAGAATCTGTTAAATTAGCTAGGGAGCTGAAAAGGCGAGGTTTTGATGTTAAGTGCTTTATGAGCGACGATGCATGCAAAATTATACATCCTTATGCAATGGAATTTGCAACCAAAAAGAAGGTTGTACTTGAGCTAACAGGTAAGGTAGAACATGTTAAGTATGCTGAAGCAGAGGCTATAGTTGTTGCCCCTGCTACTGCAAATATTATATCTAAATTTGCATGTAAGATAGCTGATAATCCCATTAATACATTATTATTAGCTGCTTGTGGTGCTAATACACCTATAATTTTTGTTCCAGCGATGAATGAACATATGTATAAGGCAATAAAAGACAAAATAGAAGAAATTGATAAAAAATATGAAAATGTAACTTTTGTAGATCCAAAAATTGAGGATGGGAAAGCAAAATTCCCAGATATTGAAGATATTGTTTTGAATGTATTTAGAAAAATATCACCAAGAATTCTAGAGGGTAAAAGAGTACTTATAACAGCTGGAGGTACTTATGAACCTATAGATCCCATACGTGGTATATCTAATTTAAGCTCTGGAAAGATGGGTGTAGAGCTTGCTAAGGAAGCTTTTATACAAGGTGCAGATGTAACCTTATTGATTGGAAGAGTTGAAGAAATAATACCCAAATCTATAAATAAAATTAAAGCATTGTCAACAGAGGAGATGTTAGATAAGATAAAGGATATTGTAAGAGATTACGATGTATTTATCTCTGTTGGAGCAATATCTGATTTTAAACCTTATAAATATTATGAGAAGAAAATCTCATCTTCAAAACCTATTGAATTAAAACTCATACCAAATCCCAAAGTAATAAATGAAGTAAAAAAAATAAATCCAAATATTTATCTTGTTGGTTTTAAAGCTGAATACAATGTTACAAAAGAAGAATTGATAAATTCAGCGAAAAAATTAAAAAGAGAATCCAATGCAGACATGGTTGTTGCCAATGACGTTTCAAAAAATGGATTTGGATCATCAAAAATTGAAGCAACAATAATAAATAAGGATATAGAGGAATTTCCACTGATGGAGAAAAGTAAATTAGCAAAAATTATCATTGAAAAAATTGGGAAGGAATTAAATGAAGTGTAA
- a CDS encoding transcription elongation factor NusA-like protein (COGs: COG0195 Transcription elongation factor~InterPro IPR004088: IPR009019~KEGG: mth:MTH1217 transcription elongation factor NusA-like protein~SPTR: O27285 Putative uncharacterized protein~PFAM: KH domain): MGLPICDVCLKSGILCQGCEEKLRKGEVSKLEYEISKILYRIGKGKIGFKKAIDMGDVVVIITKKDEVGKLIGKGGKIVKRIARAIGKKVRVVGENKDLRSVAEDVLAPATISGINIVYTVDGKKKFKIRVAKEDSSRIPGDLNNLNEIIQKLTGKKTTIVVDEA; encoded by the coding sequence ATGGGATTACCAATATGTGATGTATGTTTGAAAAGTGGGATTTTGTGTCAAGGTTGTGAAGAAAAACTTAGGAAAGGAGAGGTGAGCAAACTAGAGTATGAAATATCAAAGATACTCTATAGGATCGGCAAAGGAAAAATTGGATTTAAAAAAGCAATAGACATGGGAGATGTAGTAGTCATAATTACAAAAAAAGATGAAGTTGGAAAATTAATTGGTAAAGGTGGTAAAATCGTTAAAAGAATAGCAAGAGCTATTGGAAAAAAGGTTAGAGTTGTTGGTGAAAATAAAGATTTAAGATCTGTAGCAGAGGATGTTTTAGCTCCTGCAACAATTTCTGGCATAAATATTGTTTACACTGTTGATGGAAAGAAAAAATTTAAAATAAGGGTTGCAAAAGAAGATAGCTCTAGGATTCCGGGAGATCTAAATAATTTAAATGAAATAATACAAAAATTAACTGGTAAAAAAACTACAATAGTTGTTGATGAAGCATGA
- a CDS encoding protein of unknown function UPF0118 (COGs: COG0628 permease~InterPro IPR002549~KEGG: mth:MTH1211 hypothetical protein~PFAM: protein of unknown function UPF0118~SPTR: O27279 UPF0118 membrane protein MTH_1211~PFAM: Domain of unknown function DUF20), protein MKADLGKVMTSVPFLTIILVILSFIVLYPLFTTLILSAVFAYGTNLISKKFEKKVKYKSLSITIGMITIVLPILFVLLFLFYSLLNALPSLIKVVNVHSIMKYIPFKVPTDIITDLTHRVVEFVFVYLLELVRSLPTLSIHLLVFIMSTFYLARDGTKLIQYIRSILPKNKVKLFNKMLREIEVTIRAIFYGHFLAALIVGIFATMAYYILGYPFPAILGVITMFTTVIPVIGPWPVYLSLGIYDIIHGNVIRGVAIIVFGKSLGFLDVYLRTELGGKYAEIHPMLFLVGFIGGPMIWGIAGFILGPLILCTTHTIIKTYKSIET, encoded by the coding sequence GTGAAGGCTGATTTGGGTAAAGTAATGACATCGGTCCCATTTTTAACTATAATTCTAGTTATCTTATCATTCATTGTACTTTATCCTTTATTCACGACTTTAATTTTAAGCGCTGTTTTTGCTTATGGAACAAATTTGATTTCAAAAAAATTTGAGAAAAAGGTTAAATATAAATCACTCTCCATAACGATTGGAATGATAACTATAGTTTTGCCAATATTATTTGTTTTATTATTTCTTTTTTATTCGCTTCTAAATGCTTTACCTTCTCTTATTAAAGTTGTAAATGTTCACAGCATAATGAAATACATACCATTTAAAGTACCTACAGATATAATAACAGATTTAACCCATAGGGTTGTAGAATTTGTATTTGTTTATCTATTAGAGCTGGTACGTTCCCTACCAACTTTGTCAATACATCTACTTGTGTTTATTATGTCAACATTTTATTTGGCACGAGATGGAACAAAATTGATACAATATATACGTTCAATATTACCTAAAAATAAAGTAAAACTCTTCAATAAAATGCTTAGAGAAATTGAAGTTACCATAAGAGCAATATTTTATGGACATTTTCTTGCCGCATTAATAGTAGGTATATTTGCTACTATGGCATATTATATACTTGGATATCCATTTCCTGCTATTCTAGGCGTTATAACAATGTTTACAACAGTTATACCAGTTATAGGACCTTGGCCTGTCTATCTTTCTCTTGGAATATATGATATAATTCATGGCAATGTTATTAGAGGGGTTGCAATAATAGTTTTTGGGAAAAGTTTAGGATTTTTAGATGTTTATTTGAGGACAGAATTAGGAGGTAAGTATGCAGAGATTCATCCGATGTTATTTTTAGTAGGTTTTATTGGTGGCCCAATGATTTGGGGGATAGCAGGATTTATTTTAGGTCCATTAATTCTCTGTACAACTCACACTATCATAAAGACATATAAATCTATTGAAACATGA
- a CDS encoding conserved hypothetical protein (KEGG: mth:MTH1219 hypothetical protein~SPTR: O27287 Putative uncharacterized protein): MVGISKRDLEKKLEKLEKDFKEGKISEDVYRNLKNKYTSELKALKILDRLEQMKSPKKEKPKVEKRKKELKESYLDYKDKGSKIKSSILVTILLAFAIGSAFGLYVLKFSPHTPVVFVNETAFPQSISNATNVTQNFTANETQGYVSYQHPTISYQPESYQQPTPSESHPTPSQNISG; this comes from the coding sequence ATGGTAGGTATTAGCAAAAGGGACTTAGAAAAAAAATTAGAAAAATTAGAAAAGGATTTTAAGGAAGGTAAAATTTCTGAAGATGTTTATAGGAATCTCAAAAATAAGTACACTAGTGAATTGAAGGCTTTAAAGATTCTAGATCGTTTAGAACAAATGAAAAGTCCTAAGAAAGAAAAACCAAAAGTTGAAAAAAGAAAAAAAGAGCTTAAGGAAAGCTACTTGGATTACAAAGATAAAGGAAGTAAAATAAAAAGTTCAATATTAGTTACAATCTTACTTGCATTTGCAATAGGAAGTGCATTTGGCTTATATGTTTTAAAATTTTCACCACATACACCGGTTGTATTTGTAAATGAAACAGCCTTTCCACAAAGTATTAGTAATGCAACAAATGTCACACAGAATTTCACTGCCAATGAAACCCAGGGATATGTAAGCTATCAACATCCAACTATTAGTTACCAGCCTGAAAGTTATCAACAGCCTACTCCATCTGAAAGCCATCCAACTCCAAGTCAAAATATTAGTGGATAG
- a CDS encoding conserved hypothetical protein (KEGG: mth:MTH1218 hypothetical protein~SPTR: O27286 Putative uncharacterized protein): MRKIVLFILLLSIVFILGYAYTLNTDRNVFSKDNISFEYPKDWVVATPKNPDVICAVADPKSVNSSGFATVSVVIQKKKLNKSLYDTYQETYTALFSDPRYQKISESNVTFNGYQAIECIYLVSDGQEKIQRAVWIPHGDEAYIVLCTAPPNKFKEEKLNFDIVISTFKIS, encoded by the coding sequence TTGAGAAAAATTGTATTATTCATATTACTACTTTCCATTGTCTTTATACTTGGTTATGCATATACATTAAACACAGATAGAAATGTCTTTTCAAAAGATAATATATCTTTTGAATATCCAAAAGATTGGGTAGTTGCAACGCCAAAAAATCCTGATGTCATATGTGCAGTTGCAGATCCAAAATCTGTGAATAGTTCTGGCTTTGCAACCGTATCAGTTGTTATACAAAAAAAGAAATTAAATAAGAGTTTATACGATACTTATCAGGAGACTTACACAGCACTTTTCAGTGATCCGAGGTATCAAAAAATATCAGAGAGTAACGTAACTTTCAACGGCTATCAGGCAATAGAATGCATATACCTGGTCAGTGACGGACAAGAAAAAATCCAGAGAGCCGTATGGATACCTCATGGAGACGAAGCTTATATAGTTTTGTGTACAGCCCCTCCAAATAAATTTAAAGAAGAAAAACTAAATTTTGACATTGTTATTAGTACATTTAAAATCTCTTAG
- a CDS encoding PP-loop domain protein (COGs: COG0037 ATPase of the PP-loop superfamily protein implicated in cell cycle control~InterPro IPR012089: IPR014729: IPR011063~KEGG: pab:PAB1092 hypothetical protein~PFAM: PP-loop domain protein~SPTR: Q9UY42 Predicted ATPase of the PP-loop superfamilyl~PFAM: PP-loop family~TIGRFAM: conserved hypothetical protein TIGR00269) has product MKCKFCNKEAEVTIRYPRMHLCENHFKEYCENRVKNVIDKHRLIEKDEKLLVAVSGGKDSLVLAYILNKLGYEFEGLHIDLGIEDYSEMCKKSSKKIFSEIGLPLHIVKIKKLLGRGIGEVKTRRPVCSYCGLTKRYIMNKFAYDNGFTAVATGHNLDDESAFVFSNILHWNIDYLSKQGPLLEAEDKFVKKIKPLYELRDKEISLYASFAKIEHVTKKCKYARGATSIKYKKFLDILEKDNPGIKLNFIRGFLRNRKIFKKKDFELRECEICRMPSQGKRCAFCRFWRLKEPLMFQ; this is encoded by the coding sequence ATGAAGTGTAAATTTTGTAACAAAGAAGCTGAAGTAACTATAAGATATCCACGTATGCATCTTTGTGAAAATCATTTCAAAGAATATTGTGAAAATAGAGTTAAAAATGTAATAGATAAACATAGATTAATAGAAAAGGATGAAAAATTGTTAGTTGCAGTTAGTGGTGGTAAAGATTCCTTAGTGTTAGCATACATACTAAACAAACTGGGATATGAATTTGAAGGTCTACATATAGATTTAGGAATAGAGGATTATTCCGAAATGTGTAAAAAATCCTCCAAGAAAATATTTAGTGAAATTGGTTTACCATTACATATTGTAAAAATAAAAAAATTGCTTGGAAGAGGTATTGGTGAAGTAAAAACAAGGAGACCTGTTTGTTCATATTGTGGTCTAACAAAGAGATATATTATGAATAAATTTGCATATGATAATGGATTTACTGCTGTAGCTACTGGACATAACTTAGATGATGAAAGTGCCTTTGTTTTTTCAAATATTTTACATTGGAATATTGATTATCTATCAAAACAAGGCCCATTACTTGAAGCAGAAGATAAGTTTGTTAAAAAAATTAAGCCTCTGTATGAGTTACGTGATAAGGAAATATCATTATATGCATCTTTTGCTAAAATTGAGCATGTAACTAAAAAATGTAAATATGCAAGAGGAGCTACATCAATCAAATACAAAAAATTTTTAGATATTTTGGAAAAAGATAATCCAGGAATAAAGTTAAATTTTATTCGTGGATTTTTAAGAAATAGAAAAATCTTTAAGAAAAAAGACTTTGAATTAAGAGAATGTGAAATATGTAGAATGCCTTCACAAGGCAAAAGATGTGCATTTTGTAGATTTTGGAGATTAAAAGAACCTCTCATGTTTCAATAG